DNA from Actinomycetota bacterium:
TCCTGCGGATCACGAAGGTCACCGCTGACGCGACCGGCGTCCGGTACCTCGCGCCGCTGACGGCCTATCTGGTCGGCTTGGCGGCCGGCCGGGCCGAGGTCCGAGGTGACCCGATCGACCTTCGCGCGGTCGCCGACCAGGTCGACCGCCTGGCGAAGGACTGGCAAGCTCAGCCCGGAGGCTGAGCGACCGAGGGGACGGCGCGGTGACGGACGAGCAGGGAGGCGGGCGCGCGGTGATCGTCGCGGCCGATCTGCTGCTGCGCGCCCGGCTCGAGGACCTCGCCCGGTCGGCCGGGCTGGTCCCCCAGGTCCACCGCGCGTTGCCCGCCCCCGACGAGGTTCCGGCCGTGCTCGTGCTCGACCTCGACGCCCCGGATGCGCTCGAAGGCGTTGGGGCGTGGCGCGAGCGTTGGCCGCAGCTGCGCATCGTCGGGTTCGTTTCCCACGTCGACGCCGAACGGCGCGCGGCCGCCCCGGCGGGC
Protein-coding regions in this window:
- a CDS encoding DUF6457 domain-containing protein encodes the protein MEANETKWLGEVEARLGDGDGPAVDDRVMRLLLRITKVTADATGVRYLAPLTAYLVGLAAGRAEVRGDPIDLRAVADQVDRLAKDWQAQPGG